The Pristis pectinata isolate sPriPec2 chromosome 20, sPriPec2.1.pri, whole genome shotgun sequence genomic sequence gggaatttgaaatgaaaGGTCTTTTATAGCTCACAGTGTCAGCAACGTGTTTTTCCCTCCTTCATCTGTTGTCATTCGCCTCCTTCTATTCACACTCCTCCAGACAGACCAACTACATCAGCGAGCCTTTACCACCCTCGCTCAGCCTGCACCATCACCGGCTGTGCATTCATTCTCGCTTCTTCtctgccctatcacagacattcccttttcttgttctcccctcccctttccaacCCTTTAAAACATTTCCAACTTTTCCAAGCTTTGATGAAAGGTTCattgcctgaaacattaactttatttctctctccacaaaggcTGCCTAACCTGTTGTGCACTTTTCAAAAATTTCTCCTTTAATTAGCCTTTTTCCCTGTTATTTAGCAGGATTATTGTTTCCTTTATCTTACCCCAACAGGGATAGAGACAAAGTGTCTACAGTCTGTAGATAGATGCATAGATTCAGCTGCTAGGGGTTGGGATGAAAGTGCTGGGAGTTCTATGAATTTGCTGAATGCACTggaagtttaaaaggcatttagtgaAATCATGATTGAATCATGACTGAGTTAAAGGATTGTTTCCATGTGTTTATAATAAGGTGGGATGTTTAATGAGTACTGTGGAAATTTTGGTTATCTGATGAGTTAAGAAGGCTGAGTTACTTATGTTAAGTGAACTGATTTATGTCACATGGGTCTTATTGTTAATGAACTAAACACAGAATATTACTCCAGAAAGAATAATCTTTAGATGCATTAGTGGGTATTAGCTTTTTCTTTTATAACAATGAACATATTTTGTCAAGAGAGATCTTACAAAACAGATTTCATAGAGTCAACTACAGATCAGTGAAAATTGACTCTTCAGGTTTGGACCCTCAACTAGTCCAGAGTGTGATTTTTCTGCAGATTTTGATGTTGTTATTTCAACTGTTTAACTCTTGTCATTCAGCACTGGCCCCAGTTCCACCATGAGCTGTGTGAGTGAATGCCAGTATTGCCGGACTGAAAAGGCAAACCAAGAGCACTTTACCCGTTCCATATGAATGCGTTAAAGAtaaatggaaatataaaataaaactgctgttgctggaaatctgaaacaaaacagaaaatgctggaaacaatcagcgggtcaggcagcatctgtggaaattggTTTTGTTTATGTTAAAGACAAATCTTATTGGTTaaattgattgaattctttgacaaGGAGGTAAAGAATGTTAATTAAGGTAGTGAGATTGATGTTTATTACTATTGGAAGGCACTTGATAAAATGTcacacaggaggctaaagaaggtGGAAGCCTGCAGATTTAAGGGGAAGGTGACagaatggattcagaattggtctAGATGGTCAAAAGTAGAATGGGAAGCCTGGTAGTGGCACAGCAGTCAAAATACTAGCCAagtaatccagaggcttggactaaCCATTCAGAgatcaccatggcagctgtggatttACTTCAGTTAATAATCTTGAATTTGCAACAATAAATTTGTCTTAATAATGATGATCACAAAATAAAGCCCTATTGGACTTTGTAAAACCCATCTGGGTCACTAATGCCACTTTATGACTCTAAGCACAGCCTATGTAGTTGACTCTTTTAAAAGGCCCAGTAAGCCACTtatttcaaggacaattaggatggacaataaatgttgagcTTAGTTATGAATTTCAGAACGACATTGGCAGGATGGTGAAATGGACAGAACACGCAAAGGGATTCAGCGGTGTAAAGTGATGAAGTTTGGACACACTGGTACAAGATGTCTGTATACTCTACATGGCACTACTTTGGAAAGGGCAGATGAACAGAGATCTTGGTGCCTACATACATAAGGGTGGCAGAGCATGTGAATAAGGTGGTTTATAAAACATATTGATTATTTGGATTTATCAGGTGATGCATAGAATGTAAAAACTGAAATCATGCTCAATCTTTACAAATCTTTGCACGGGCCAAAGTATAGGCTTGAGTATTGTGGACAATTCTAAGCCTCACAATTCAGGAAATATGTCAAGGCCTTAGAAAAAATATAGACAAACTTAACCAGATTTTACCAGGGTTGAGGGGCCACACTGGTGAGGAATGAATGGAACTGTCAAGACTATTCCCATTGACACAGAACCAGCAAAATGGTGACGCAACAGAGGTTTTCAGGATAATGAGAAGTTTGGTAGAGGAAATAAAGAAAACCATCCCCTCTGGGGGTTGAGGCCATAGATTTTAAAACCtcaagtaggagaatgaggaattTTACTTTTTATCTCagtgcagcacagtggtacagctggtagaacggctgcctcagagctccagagaccgCCATTTGGTCctaaccttgggtactgtctgtgtggagtttgcaggttctgcctgtgaccacgcgggtttctcccaggtgctctggattcccCCTATGTCCAAAAgacttgcgggttggtaggttaattggccactgtaaattgtccctagtgtgtaggtgaatggcgaGGGAACTCATGGGAATACATGGAGAATacaatgggactagtgtaggatGGGTGTAaatcaatggttggcatggatctgttgggctgaagggcctgtttccatgctgcgtagCTCCGTAACTCTATCTGTAAAGGGACTGGAAGGCAACTTCATTAATTGTTctaaaggtgcaatgaaaacgcTGTTGAGAATGAGGAGCTTACAGGTCAAAGGGATAAAGTGGAGATGCTGGACTAAACATGACTGCTTTTTAAAGAGCCAACATGGGCATTATGGGCTGAAAAATCTCCTCCTGTGGGATTCTTGGGGTTTGTGTCTTCCAGTGTTGCTCGATGTAAATGCTATGAAAGCATGAGTGTACAGATATTAGATTGTGAAGTGCTATGTTTCTATGTGCTCTTCAATTCAACAAATGAAGAACAAAACATAATTGAAAGTTGGGGATTTACCAAGTGATTTGCAACACAGTGATTTCCATGCATCTGATGCACTAATGCAAGGAGGAATGTGGATATGCGTAGTGGCATTCAGTGAGATGCACCCTATCCTTGCATATCATTCCCATAATTTCCTTTGGAGTATGCATGGCCTGCACCATCCATGGTCACTCCTGAAATAGCAAGACTTCACCCGGGCTGTGACGtttctctagagctgtgaggttgCTCGGGTCTATTACTCTGCTCCAGGTCTGTGAGGTTATCCAATGCACATCCCAGGTTCCTGCTGGAAAGTGGCTCTTCTAAACAATTTACTTTCCTGGATGTCCCTCAGACCTCCACCCATTGCCCACAGCTCCATAATGTACCCTACTCACTCCCAGCTTCCCCACCCATGAATCTGATAACCTGGCCAAACCCGACACACCTTCAATCCCAACTcttaccccccaccccatcaattTGCCCACTATTGACCCTTCCACTTACCAATCTCCAGCTAAGCCCTTCTTACTTATGGATTCGGGCCCCTACCTTCCAATCCATGATCCTTTCCCTTACCCCAGGTTCCTCTCCTCCTTGACTGCCTGGGCCCAGAGCTGACCTCAGATTTTCTTGGTCCACTGCAGTGTGTGCAAGGGGAAGTTCTTTATCATGCAAGATTCATTCAGATGTGTGCAATTTCTTTGGCCGTCAGTGAGGTATGGGTGAGGGCAGAGGCGGGCCTTTGAACAAAATATCTGCTGGCCCACCAGAACCCAATTGATGTGTCTTTGCAGGTGCCGACCAATATCTATGCAGGGATCAACTGGGCCAAGTGACTTCCTTGCCCTGAACCTGTGTTGTGTGTGGGAGAACAGGCCACGCAGATTTTACCTTTAAATCTGCCTTTCTTCCCCCTGTGGGCCAGATATTGAAGGTCGGTATCAGTCCCAGTTTACTGGTGGCTCCTCCTGCTGAGATAAGGAGAGTTAAAAATATGTCTGGAATTCCACTTCTTTCAGCTGCTGCTGTGAGCACAGAAGAACTGGTCACAAACTTCACTGGAAAATGATGTGGGGGTGTAGAGAGATCTGAAAAAGTACATCACTCTCATGCTGTCAGTGACACCAGAATTGTTGGGCACGTCTCGCGCTGATCTCATCTGAGCTGTGATATTGGAATAAAGCTTCaaccccacagctgctgcttatTGTTGATAATTTAATTCCTGCCACAGTACACAGTGTGTCCTCTGACCACACATAAGGGGACGCATTGATGccttaaaaaaatcatttatatcGAATTACTTATCTGTATATCTCAAAATGTGCCATTTATAAATGACATTAAAGTGTACTCACTATTATGTAACCAGATACTTTTGTCATCAGGCATCTATTTTGCAGCTCCACCTCATAATCAACATTTAGATAGACGGCTAATCAGTCTGTGGTGATGCTGGCTGTTGCAGCAATGTTTTCCAGAGCTTGAGCATTATTTAGAACATTTATCCTTGCTGATGTTAGGGACACTTTTTCctcagaagatttttaaagtgaaAATATCACTAAagagaaattactggagaaatcaGGAGGACTTATGGTGGGGACTCAatagctgaagggcctgcttctgcgtaGTATGACTCTACCTATGACTCCAGAAAAATCCCCTAGGCCTGATAGGACTATATCTCAGAATTCTTaacagaagtggctgcagagttaACAGATACATCAATAACGATCTTTGAAAAGTCCACAGGTTCTGAAGCAATCCCAgcagattgaagggtggcaaacaTAACCACTACTTAAAGGAGGAAGGGAAATAAATATAGAACTATGGACAAGTTAGCCTTACACCTGTTCTTGGCAAAATGCTTGAACATATCATTTTGGTCATGTTCAAAGACCATTTAGAAACTCTAAGTGTGATTAGGTAGAATCAGCATGTTTTTGAGAAGGGTAAATCAAGTTTGAAAAATCTAATAGGGATTTTTTTAGGATTTATCTAGCAGGGTAGAGAAGGGAAATCAATGGTACGTCTGGATTTTagaaagacatttgataaggtactgcaCATTTGATAAGCTTATTACATAAAATGGGCTCAGGGTTCGGTAGAGATAAGGGTTTGGTTAAAAGATAGAAACTAAAATGTGTCCTTGTGGGCAAGCACTTACTTTCTAAAATGGTTGTATGGTTGAGACAAAAATCCTTTCGTTTTCTTGCCAATAACATTTGCTCCTTTTAAATTCCAGACAGCAAATGCCTTCCATTTTCTTCAAGTTCCAGTTCAAAAATGTAGAATATTCTTCCGGAaggaataaaacatttttatgcTATTCAGTGGAACAGCAAGGTGCAGAGTGTCAGAAGATGGAAGGATACATGGAGGATGAGCACTCAAGTACGCATGCAGAAGAGGCCTTCTTTACAGAGGTTTTCAAGGAGTGCAATGGCAGTCTGAAGTACTCCATCATTTGGCACGTCTCCTCCAGCCCTTGTGCGGCCTGCGCTTCCAAAATCGCGGAGTACCTGAAGAAGTGTCCCAACGTCCACCTTACCATCTTCATGGCCCGCTTATTCATGTGGGAAGAGCCTGAGATCCAACAAGGTCTGCGGCTACTGAAAGCTGCTGGTTGCCGATTGAGGGTCATGAAGGCACCTGAGTATAACTACTGCTGGAGCACCTATGTCGAAAATGAGGGGGAATCTTTCGTACCTTGGGAAGACCTACAAACCAGCAGCTTGGCTTATGAAGGGATTCTAAATGAAATTCTACAGCGTGCCTAGAAGGGTGAGGCATTCTGACATGTACCCAAATGTGGGGGTCCCCACAGTCTGatgcttttttccccccagtgtaTGTTTGCTGTGAGCattcttgtttgtttttattgattTACACATGGGAAGGAAAGGTAAGAGCAATGTTGTCAGTATTGGAATCAATATTTATTGATTTATGCCAATAAAGTTAGGGGTTAGAGGGAATGAGCCTTGTGATTACAGTTCTGCCTCTGAATCAGACAGTGAAGGGATTGAAAGCTATTCTAAGCAGTTTCTATGAGTGGAGACCAGAGCTCCAACTGATCGACATCAAGTGCGTGTGGATGATCATCCCATCTCTGTTTACAGTTGGGAGTCCATGACATTCCCTCATCTGGAAGAGTGAAAGCTGGTGCAAAGTTAGTCATAGCTATGGGGTGGTGTTCACTTTGTGGTCTGTCAGACTAGAAGTTGGTCTGCAAATCCTTTCACTGTTCTCTGAAAGACCAATGCAAAGTTACAAAGAGGGaacaacagagagaaaaaagaatctTCTTTTGGTTCATggcaaaaatcaataaatatttcACCAAACAGCCAATGTTAAATGGCTAGTGTTAAAAGCAGGTATGACAGAAAACATCCTGCAGTGCTTTTGTTAAATGGTTGGAATAATGTGGCGACGTGCATGTCAAGTTTCACAACCCATGGTCCCAATCATGGTTTGTATCAACACACAGGCAGACCAGGACAACTTTCAGAACCGTACCACAAGGATGATAGACACGTGATCAAACGATAACAACAGGAAATAATGAAAGACAGGAAAGCTTACAGCTGAGTATCTCATATAATTAATTTCCCTAGTGTACAATCTAGTGTACAATTGACAGGTGAGGAATAATTGGAGCAGAGTGAAACAAAATAATCACTATTTTAAGATTATActcatatttattttcaaatgcaataattttacgttattattcattatttagtTGTAAATTGAgacacttgaaataaaaatagaaactggaaatactcgagtcaggcagcatctgtggaaagagaaacagttaacatctcaTATCAAAGAacattcttttattttatttactgttGAGATATTTGAAAAAGTACTGACTGAGATGTAAAACTGAGGTGCTATAGCACTGCCACTGGCGGGAGGGTATAAAATATGTCACGACAAGTTTATGCATGTTGTAACGTGCATGTAAATGGAGAACAGTCAATGCTGAAAGTGTGACAAAAACAGGAAGTGTTACGACTGAAAGTTTGGTGTTTTGGAAAGCAAGTGTGTACGGACTTAAGATTGTTAGCTTACTTTGCGgagatttatatatttatattgtgAAAATACAGTGGTACAATTACTGTTTTGTCCTGCTCAAATTCAAAGCAGTTTTGAGTTGCATATGCCAGGTTGTAATAATGATGCATGCATTTTTATCACAGGTGCAAATGTGACGGATTAAAGGCATCATTTGCAAGCAtactgaagaacattaaagtgcaTTGACttaagtgtgattttttttctaacagGCTGAAAATCCCCAGTGTGCATATTTTTGCAGGGGATAATATAATTTTGTAACAGCATCAGAGATGTTCATAACTATATTGAGAACAGCTTCCTGATACTCCGCCATGTGCTCCAGCTCAGTGAGGCAGATGCTGAGTACTTATATGGGCGGGAACTGGGAGAAAGCAGTCCCTCTGCTGAGGTAAATATCCTCTATAAAAAGTTACAGAATATTACAAAGTGGCCATATTTTGCAAACATTTTGCCCTAACCAATTAGGCAGCTGCGACAGTTCTTGAAATTCTGACAAAAAATGTCTTTGGTACAATATTGTCACGTTGGGTTCTTCACGAATAAAAGTTGTTAAACAGAACAAAATGGCACGGTGAGTTTACAATCCAGACATCTTTCTCCACATGCACAATGCTGTTCAAACAGAATTGTACCTTCTAATAACTCAAACTGTATGGATACCATTTTATATTATTACCTCAGCCTAACTAGGGAGAGTCCATGTAAAACTCTCCCTCCATGTTCAACTGCACTTTGAATATTCCATACGTTTTCCTCAAATAATCAGTGTgctaattattttatatattttttcctcCTTGGAATATGGAAGTTCTTTTTGATATTTCATTACGTTTTACTCATAAAAATTTACGTTGTCCACTTTACTGGTTTACTAAAGCAATGACCTGAATTTACTTTCAACACCAtttagtgtttgacatttctcaaAAGACCTCCCATTTTCCTACTGCATATTTTGAATGTATCCAAATATTTTTGCATCTCCTAAACACTTCAGTGTTCACAATAATTTTGGTAAAAATTGAACAATGTGAAAGCTGGTCtgatcctaccctctcccaaTATCTGCAACATCAAACTTCCAGCAAGGACTCTATTTGACTGAGATCACCTACTTGTCCATTCCTAatcatctgtatttttttctgttttgttttgttggacTTTATTTAAAGCAAGATTGACCAAAGAAAGGTTATGTAGTTTTATAAAGGGTTGGTCATGAGAGGTGAacctaatttttgttttgaaggtgTGACTAAACTACATAGGAGCATCTACAGTTGTTACTTGTATGGATTTCAGGAAAAGATCACTTGATAAAATCCCTCATTAGCAACCATTATAACAAAACGACAGAATTGAAGGTGAATTATTGACctagagagactgcagattatgagcaaaaaaaattatttgggaGAATGCAACCAGTGGTGTCTTTGAGAAGTCTTTATCGTGGTCTCAACTATTAACATATTAACTACAGATAGTAGATTAAATAGCACAagtgcaagtttgctgatgacatagaTTCTTGCCGTGTAGCTGGAAGCATAAAGTTAAGAAGTGATATTTATAGATAAAATAAATAGGCAAACTGTGGTAAATGGATCTCAATGTAAGTAAATTCAAAGTTATTCACAttaaacataaaaaatagaacaAAGTGTGCTCTGAACATTGATTGAGATGCCACTATCTCTACCCTAAGAACCTTTAAATTACAAGTAGATTTTACACCAAGTTTGTATTCCATTGAATTTAAAAGATTCAGGAATGATTTGATTGTACTGTTCATGATATTAAGGGAGACTGACAGGACAGagacaaattattttttaatggtTGTGGTGTCTCAGACCAGGGGCACAGACTGAGTTAAGACCTGGTCTTTCAGACTTCAAAAATGCTGATTTATCTTGGACTTCTCACGGAATTGGTATTTTGCTGCTTTTTCTGCTACTAATTTTAAATCCAgaactgagatttttaaaatatataaaggtATGAAGTAACATGGGTCAATGGAGTTTGTATGAAGTTGGTTTGAAGGTGTCACTAAATAGTGGAACTACCTTGAGAAGGGAAAGAGCTcacttctgtttctctgtccctaGGACTGAGGAGTTCATTGAAAGCATATTCATTTTTCAATTCTATGGATTGAAGCTTTGTACTCAGGACACTCATCAAACAGAGCAAGGGAAAAGCTTTTAATACTCATGggtaaaaatacagaaaatgttggaaatacacaagAGTTAtcattatttgcaaacaaaaataaaatggataatATTTAGAAGGAAGACAAATTGTGGCCCTGGTGAGTGAGAATTGTGGTGTGTCCTGCAGTATCACAGtcagatgtgctggaacttgaTACAAGTAGCATCAGCTGTTCCTCTCAAGTACAGTTTTCATTCGATCAAACTGTGTCTGGCAACAGCagctatttttgtttcattttaactttGGAAGATTTGCAGTTCTGTTGGATCAAGGTTAGGGCTGTCTGTGTCTGGTGGTTTGAAATTATGTCTGTATATTTCATGAGCCATCTTTTAAGAATTTAAGAAGATTTTAAGAAGCTCAATTCTTTAAGATTTGTTCTGGTAATGCACAGTTAATTTGAGCAGTTGGTAGAACATACATAGACCAGAATTTGGAATCAAATCCAGGCAAAGAGAAATAGCCTGTGATTAGTTACTATATCAAGACCTCCAGTTTGGAAAGccagcaataaaataaaaatttcattccaaaaaAATAGATTAAGGTAGTTTAATTTTCTACTGTAAATATCAGTTTTTCTTGCTCAGCAATttttgctgaaaataaaaaaattgaaccattgttaaatttaatatttgtACTAACAATGATATTGCATGATAGAGTTTCATAAAATAGATAGGCCTAATATTGGATTTCACCTATTGTTAGTGTactaaaatattttgtatttagtGTTAGTACCAAATAAGGTCTCCTTCAAAATTGGTCAAAGTGTTAAGTTGGTTTACACCTAGGATGAAATCCTGGACCAGGACCTGTGTGGTTGCTAATGAGACCAGGCTCAATCTAACATGGATACAAGAGCACCAAAACACAGAtggaagcaacaaacaattaCAGCTGCCATCAAGAAGAGACACTGCAAGGGGTATAGAGAGAGCTGCTAAATGGAGAATGCTGGACATAGTGAATCAGATGGCTTCCTGTGATTGAGTTATTTGATAATTCCTTAAGTCATAAAACAATGTTATTTGATAATAAGAGTCCtgtatttcttaaaaaaaattcagctgtctCAGTATTTATAGGGTAGACAGTCCAGGAATGATATACCACTCACCGGAGTAATCCAGGCATCACTGCAATGAGGATGGAAACTTTTCTAATTATGCAGTAGGAAAGAGCTGGCTGCAATCGGCACCAATTGTAATCTTTCTAATCCACATGTGGCTGTCTGGCCAGGAATGTTTAGCAAGTGAGTGTGTGGTTCTGCACCTAGAAGTTAATCTGCTAGCAAACAAATGACCAATTTAGCCCTGCAATCCACCATGGGTAATGTTGTACTAAGGCATTACCACACTTGTCTAAGCCTGGAGGTCAAACCTTATTTCAGAAACTTCAGTGCACaattccacattttttttcttcagtgtAGCCCTGAGGAAGTTTCTGCACTGTCAAAATTGCTGCCTTTCCAGAGATTTTTAAGGCTATTTGTTCTCTCAGGTGGCCATAAGATAACTTGTGGCAAGTTCAGCAGTGGACTTGAAGTCCTGACCAACATTTGCGACTACACCAATAATCACTAAAACAGACTTAGTCTAAAGGACACATTTAAGCCAAATAAAACCCTGCTAAGCTTTACCAATATTGTTCATTAGCTGTTATATGTAAATAATAATTGTATACTTCTCTTTATTATAGAATATTGGGTGCTGCTAAAGCCAAATACTTCAATAACTCTGCACGGCGCAGTGGGACATCGGGGAAGAAGCTAAACTCATTTATTTTATTATGTCACTTGGACTGAACCAAAAGGATTTTGCTTTCACTTCATCATGCATCCCAAGTTTATTGAACATGTTCTTATTGCCTTCAACTTCAATTCTTGGATAGCAGTGACATGTTCCAATGGAAAAAAAGTTCCAAGCTACTTAATAATGCACTCTAATTATAAATATACTGTAGGACTACCTTAAgcctgtaaaaaaaagtttagagTATGGTAATAAAATGCTGTGTGTATAGAATGCCAGTGTCATGTAGCAAGCATCATTGTGCTATATTCAGTATCTAAAATACATCACTGATACTTTGTGCTTTACAATAAAACATTGTGTACCTTTGTGCTgctcagttctttcatttgaagCAAGTCTGTCAGCATCTCATCTCCAAAATTACACCATTTATAACTGAAATTTTAGGATCCCAACTTCAGGATTCCTGGTAGGATTTTCATTTCTATCCCAAGATTCATCTTTTACAAGTTGTTTAAGCGAGAGATAACTTACTCATCAGAAACAAATCTATTAACTCTAAACTGCTCTTGATATAATTGGAATATTACACAAAGCAATTTACTGAAAGCAATTTATTTTGATAAGTGGCACATACAACATCCATATCCTGATTTATATTGCTTACCACTGTTTACCTCATTATAAAAGGGTCACTCCCACTAAGCATATCGCAATGTAGATTTACTATGGAAAGGTGGCTGTGCAAGTCATTCTCACTTTAGCATGTTTAGAGACAGAGTCATACAATACAGACTTTTCACTCCAAGTGCATGACTACTATCAAGAACCCGTTTATGCTAAGCACATTTTATTCtctacatccccatcaactctgccAAGATTCTACTACTCCCCgacacactaagggtaatttacagtggccaattaacctactgatctgcaagtctttgggatttgggaggaaaccctgGGGGTCGTAgcaagaatatgcaaactccagagACAGcactggttgctggagctgcgaggcagcagctttaccagctgtgctactCACAGTATTTTCTGAAGGATTGCACAGCACTAACTAATGTAGTGCAGTGCATCCAGTCCTGGAGATTTGTGTACTGTGTATTAATTTTTAGCTGATCTCTGCTGAAGCAGATGTTACATTTGACATCCAGACAACTGGGCTAGCAGGAGGGCCCTGGTGATTTTGGGCagggggaaaaggggaaaaacaaATCACCTAGATATTCTGTTGTATAAACAACTACTTCTGTACACAAACCAGTGTTTCTTGCAGCACTGTTGGACAAAGAATTAGTTAGAATGCACATGGATCAAAAAAAAGCTAGTGTTCAAACTGTAAAAATACTTGACCCAAAACAAAATATACATTATACCAGATGTTCAAGTAATCAGCTGTGTGACTATTATCCaagtgatgaaaggtcataaatAAAACCACCTTTGGCATATTCTTGGAAACCAACTGATTCCCAATATATTCAAGTCAAAAATGAATTTCATCAGgttttaccacccccccccccccccccaggactgATATCTCAAAGCAAGGACAATATTATTTCAAAGATATCCAAGAATACAGTAACTAAGTGCTATTTGCACATTTGTTACTCAACATTATAGCCCTGTAGATTTGGAATGGGCAGTTTTGGTTCTGTTAGCTCATTGTTGAGCAAGTTACAAATTTAAAAAGATCTGATTGTATCCTATGGCCTGTTATGTATCCCAGCAACTAGATAAGACAGAAACAACAGCTGCTGCTTGGGAGGTTCACTAGAGTACACACGACTGTCAAAAAGATTTCAATCAACTGAGAGCAAGAAATATTTACATTCAGGACATGCTCATAGTCTGTTTCTTGACCTAGAGAGCAAAGATACAGGATATGTTCTTTGCACAACAAAAGAACAAATCAAGAGATGAATGAGCAAATGTATTAATAACAAGAAACCCGTCAACTCATAAGTACAATGAAGACTAACTTTAGGAAACAAGCtattaaaaaaggaaatttaaaCCCGAATTTAAATAGTGATCATTAGTAAAAGTGGGATTTATTTTAAACGGACAATGCACAAATCAGTTATTTTCTgtaaaaatgattaaaagataAATATTACAAAGCTGAGACTGTTATATAATTCAATTTTATTGATGATCAGATTTTGTGGTATACAAGATTATTAATATCAATAGCATTCTTATTGTTGAGAAATTCTGTCATGGCCCCAACAACAAGACAACTCTGAAGATGAAAAGTAAATGTACAGAACTAGATACAATTACTCATACAAAGAAACCTAAATGCTTGGAATCCACTGCCTTGAGAAGCAATCAAAACCAGTCACAAGGACAacagactgcaagtgctggaatctggagcaaagaaacccCCCAAACTTCTGAAGGAACTGAGTCAGGCAGCacttgagggaaatggacagtggacattttggatcaagacccttcatctggactgaaagaggggagatagccagtacaaaagaggagagggggaggggtgggggaagagctgacaagcaataggtgaattggcagatgggggagggaagggtggagatagtgacagagtctaggaggtgataggtggaggcaaaggACTGcggattatggaatctgataatgAAGGGCAGTTGGGAATAGTT encodes the following:
- the apobec2a gene encoding C->U-editing enzyme APOBEC-2a, translated to MAEKTEGANKEVDSEDKVEGTENADITDLGPFEIVVGQQMPSIFFKFQFKNVEYSSGRNKTFLCYSVEQQGAECQKMEGYMEDEHSSTHAEEAFFTEVFKECNGSLKYSIIWHVSSSPCAACASKIAEYLKKCPNVHLTIFMARLFMWEEPEIQQGLRLLKAAGCRLRVMKAPEYNYCWSTYVENEGESFVPWEDLQTSSLAYEGILNEILQRA